In Holophagales bacterium, one DNA window encodes the following:
- a CDS encoding uracil-DNA glycosylase, whose amino-acid sequence MACRLASQRGRVVFGSGPSSARLMLVGEGPGAEEDRQGLPFVGRAGELLTRILAAIDERRDEVYIANIVKCRPPANREPEADEVEACIGFLERQIDLVKPRVIVCLGRISAQTLLGNAMPIGRMRGNWYNVRGIETMVTYHPAALLRNPSLKRPTWEDMQKVRDRLRELN is encoded by the coding sequence GTGGCCTGCCGCCTGGCTTCCCAGCGCGGGCGAGTGGTCTTCGGATCGGGGCCGTCCTCGGCTCGACTCATGCTCGTCGGCGAGGGGCCCGGGGCGGAAGAGGACCGCCAGGGGTTGCCGTTCGTCGGCCGGGCAGGGGAGTTGCTGACGCGGATCCTCGCTGCGATCGACGAGCGCCGCGATGAGGTCTACATCGCCAACATCGTGAAGTGCCGACCTCCGGCGAATCGCGAGCCGGAAGCCGACGAGGTCGAAGCCTGCATCGGCTTTCTCGAACGTCAGATCGATCTCGTCAAGCCGCGGGTCATCGTCTGCCTCGGTCGCATCTCGGCCCAGACGCTCCTCGGCAACGCCATGCCGATCGGCCGGATGCGAGGCAACTGGTACAACGTGCGCGGGATCGAGACCATGGTGACCTACCATCCGGCGGCGCTCCTGAGGAATCCGTCCCTCAAGCGTCCGACCTGGGAGGACATGCAGAAGGTCCGCGATCGCCTTCGCGAGCTGAACTGA
- a CDS encoding ABC transporter ATP-binding protein, whose amino-acid sequence MTPLLEATGLTRSFPSRLGNTGQSTLALAGVDLVLERGETLAVVGESGCGKTTLGRCLLRLLEPDAGSVRFDGVDILSLGDRELRRLRRRMQMVFQDPMGSLDPRMRIGEVLAEPMAAHRLAGPEERRLAVARLVERVGLSADTVRRLPHEFSGGQRQRIAIARALATDPDLLVADEPVSSLDVSVRAQIVNLLAGIQGERGLAMLFIAHDLALVEHLADRVAVMYRGRIVETASTSRLFAAPRHPYTVELLSASTATAAALAESRQLPPEPAESVGAGQRDAGCPFRLRCLGAGERCAAERPELVTADSGHRVACHFPGSIPFEPESAAPQRNFSPPGA is encoded by the coding sequence ATGACGCCGTTGCTCGAGGCCACCGGGCTCACCCGGTCCTTCCCGTCTCGGCTCGGCAACACCGGCCAGTCGACGCTGGCGCTTGCCGGGGTGGATCTCGTGCTGGAGCGTGGCGAAACTCTGGCCGTGGTCGGGGAGTCAGGCTGTGGCAAGACCACCCTCGGTCGTTGCCTGCTGCGCCTTCTCGAGCCCGACGCCGGATCGGTGCGGTTCGACGGGGTCGACATCCTGTCGCTCGGAGACCGCGAGCTGCGACGGCTGCGGCGCCGGATGCAGATGGTCTTCCAGGACCCGATGGGGTCGCTCGATCCGAGGATGCGGATTGGTGAGGTGTTGGCCGAGCCGATGGCGGCCCACCGTCTCGCCGGGCCCGAGGAACGGCGGTTGGCCGTCGCTCGCCTCGTCGAACGGGTCGGCCTGTCTGCAGACACTGTTCGGCGACTCCCCCACGAATTCTCCGGCGGGCAGCGTCAGCGGATCGCCATCGCGCGGGCACTGGCCACGGACCCGGATCTCCTGGTGGCCGACGAACCGGTCTCGTCGCTCGACGTGTCGGTCCGGGCGCAGATCGTCAACCTCCTGGCCGGGATCCAAGGCGAACGCGGCCTCGCGATGCTGTTCATCGCCCACGACCTGGCGCTCGTCGAGCATCTCGCCGACCGGGTGGCGGTGATGTACCGTGGCCGGATCGTCGAGACGGCGTCGACCTCTCGGCTCTTCGCCGCCCCGAGACATCCCTACACCGTCGAGCTGCTCTCAGCCTCGACCGCGACGGCTGCCGCCTTGGCCGAATCGCGGCAGCTTCCTCCGGAGCCTGCAGAGTCCGTGGGTGCGGGGCAGCGGGACGCCGGTTGTCCGTTTCGCCTCCGCTGTCTCGGAGCTGGCGAACGCTGCGCTGCCGAGCGCCCGGAGCTCGTGACCGCCGATTCGGGACATCGAGTGGCGTGCCACTTTCCGGGTAGCATTCCCTTCGAGCCGGAATCGGCGGCCCCGCAGCGGAACTTTTCTCCACCGGGTGCGTAG
- a CDS encoding leucyl aminopeptidase family protein, with protein MERGFRIEIAAAEPKGCDRLVAFTFEDRESHFPAGVHARFTELARTRGSRGVAGERLETSDPLGEGRVLELRGLGPSPALKLETLCAAVTRAARDGAAAGSARLGVLLPDSELLRQPAHAERMLRELALASYRFDRFRTSADPEARSPMRIDVVPPTGDLRGWRSALRRAAIVGRATRAARDLANTPPNEATPDWMASRVRDLGRRIGAKVTVLGERELARRGMGGILAVGRGSSNPPRMVRLEWGRGPQTIALVGKGVTFDSGGLSIKPAAAMDEMKWDKCGACAVFGALQAAAELSLPLRLRAYLPFAENMLGGAAYRPGDIVTCGNGKTVEILNTDAEGRMILADAMAWAASDRADALVELSTLTGACVVALGQNIAGLFTPDDPLAEELTDAANATGERIWRLPLGAEFLEEMRGAHADLRNSGGRWGGASNAAAFLSQFVEPVSRWAHLDIAGPAYVGGEDRVRRGATGFGVALVVEWLSRIAEGTARRRPARA; from the coding sequence GTGGAGCGAGGTTTTCGGATCGAAATCGCTGCTGCCGAGCCGAAGGGTTGCGACCGGCTCGTCGCCTTCACCTTCGAGGACCGCGAGTCCCATTTCCCGGCCGGGGTGCATGCCCGCTTCACCGAGCTCGCTCGGACGAGAGGATCGCGTGGCGTCGCTGGCGAACGCCTCGAGACGTCCGATCCACTGGGCGAAGGCCGGGTGCTCGAATTGCGCGGGCTGGGTCCCTCTCCAGCCCTGAAGCTCGAGACGCTCTGCGCGGCGGTGACGCGCGCGGCGCGCGACGGCGCCGCTGCCGGATCTGCCCGACTCGGCGTGCTGCTTCCGGACTCGGAGCTCCTGCGCCAGCCAGCTCATGCGGAAAGGATGCTCCGCGAGCTCGCGCTCGCAAGCTATCGCTTCGATCGCTTCCGCACTTCGGCAGATCCGGAGGCGAGGTCGCCGATGCGGATCGATGTCGTGCCTCCGACCGGGGACCTTCGAGGCTGGCGATCTGCCCTCCGCCGCGCAGCGATCGTCGGTCGAGCGACGCGCGCTGCTCGGGATCTCGCGAACACGCCGCCGAACGAGGCGACGCCGGACTGGATGGCATCGCGGGTCCGCGACCTCGGTCGTCGAATCGGGGCGAAGGTGACCGTGCTCGGCGAGCGCGAGCTGGCGCGTCGCGGGATGGGCGGCATCCTGGCGGTCGGACGCGGGTCATCGAACCCGCCTCGCATGGTTCGGCTGGAGTGGGGCCGAGGACCGCAGACGATCGCGCTCGTCGGCAAGGGGGTGACCTTCGACAGCGGCGGGTTGTCGATCAAGCCGGCAGCCGCCATGGACGAGATGAAGTGGGACAAGTGCGGCGCATGCGCCGTCTTCGGCGCGCTCCAGGCCGCCGCAGAGCTCTCGCTGCCCCTGCGCCTCCGCGCCTACCTGCCCTTTGCCGAGAACATGCTGGGGGGAGCCGCCTACCGCCCGGGCGACATCGTGACCTGCGGCAATGGCAAGACCGTCGAGATCCTGAACACGGACGCCGAAGGAAGGATGATCCTCGCCGATGCCATGGCCTGGGCGGCGAGTGACCGTGCCGACGCGCTCGTCGAACTCTCGACACTGACCGGCGCTTGCGTCGTCGCGCTCGGGCAGAACATCGCGGGGCTTTTCACTCCCGACGATCCCTTGGCCGAAGAGCTGACGGACGCGGCGAACGCTACCGGGGAACGGATCTGGAGGTTGCCGCTGGGAGCCGAGTTCCTCGAGGAGATGCGGGGGGCCCACGCGGACCTGCGCAACTCCGGCGGTCGATGGGGTGGCGCGAGCAACGCCGCCGCGTTTCTTTCCCAATTCGTCGAACCTGTTTCCCGCTGGGCGCACCTCGACATCGCCGGACCGGCCTACGTCGGCGGGGAGGATCGGGTGCGTCGGGGCGCCACCGGGTTCGGCGTGGCTCTGGTCGTCGAATGGCTCTCGCGGATCGCCGAGGGCACGGCCCGCCGTCGTCCGGCCCGAGCCTGA
- a CDS encoding ABC transporter ATP-binding protein, whose amino-acid sequence MNELSVDALRLGFSAGGGRRTEVLRGVSLHLSSGEAVGLVGESGSGKSLLARAILGLLPRHASIGAGRILLDGTDLLAEAAGAHRQVRGSRLGLVLQEPAGALNPVLSVGSQLVEVLRAHHPLGRRAAAAAAAELIEMVALARGAEVLAAYPHELSGGQRQRVLLALALAARPQFLLADEPTTALDSTVQLRILGLLDRLRRELTLGLLLITHDLAAVAAICARAYVLYAGEVVEEGPLSDLFATPRHPYTAGLVAAQPRVGQRHPRGGLPTIGGQVPEPSALPPGCPFHPRCPRVLPRCSFERAPWVVTGTDRGARCHLLVSAGEP is encoded by the coding sequence ATGAACGAGCTCTCCGTCGACGCCTTGCGTCTCGGCTTCTCGGCCGGCGGAGGGCGACGGACGGAGGTCCTCCGGGGCGTATCGCTCCACCTTTCCTCGGGCGAAGCGGTCGGTCTGGTGGGCGAGTCCGGCTCGGGAAAGAGCCTGCTCGCTCGCGCCATCCTCGGGTTGCTCCCTCGTCACGCCTCGATTGGAGCCGGACGGATCCTCCTCGATGGCACCGATCTCCTCGCCGAAGCGGCGGGAGCTCATCGGCAGGTCCGGGGAAGCCGCCTCGGACTGGTTCTCCAGGAGCCAGCAGGAGCGCTGAACCCGGTGCTCTCCGTCGGCAGTCAGCTCGTCGAGGTGCTGCGGGCCCATCACCCACTCGGGAGGCGGGCCGCCGCAGCCGCGGCGGCAGAGCTCATCGAGATGGTTGCGCTCGCCAGGGGGGCGGAGGTCCTGGCCGCCTATCCCCACGAGCTCTCGGGCGGTCAACGGCAGCGAGTGCTGCTCGCCCTCGCGCTCGCAGCTCGCCCCCAGTTTCTGCTTGCCGACGAGCCAACGACCGCACTCGACTCGACGGTTCAACTGCGGATCCTCGGACTCCTCGATCGCCTGCGGCGCGAGCTCACCCTCGGGCTTCTCCTCATCACCCACGATCTGGCAGCCGTCGCTGCCATTTGCGCTCGCGCCTACGTCCTTTACGCGGGTGAGGTCGTCGAGGAGGGTCCGCTCTCCGACCTGTTCGCCACCCCTCGCCACCCGTACACGGCCGGACTGGTGGCCGCCCAACCTCGAGTTGGCCAGCGGCACCCTCGAGGGGGCCTTCCGACGATCGGGGGCCAGGTTCCGGAGCCTTCGGCGCTTCCACCGGGATGCCCCTTCCATCCGCGTTGTCCGAGGGTGCTGCCGCGCTGTTCGTTCGAACGGGCGCCCTGGGTCGTGACCGGAACGGACCGGGGCGCTCGCTGCCACCTCCTCGTCTCGGCGGGGGAGCCATGA